Proteins encoded in a region of the Scyliorhinus canicula chromosome 2, sScyCan1.1, whole genome shotgun sequence genome:
- the tmem198b gene encoding transmembrane protein 198-B: MTSTLRTLHFKLLTHGTGQGEIHTCGQEIDRKYDIVPSVVCAMCCLFGIIYCFFGYRCFKAIMFLTGLMFGSIVIFMLCYKERVLDTQLSMEASVGIGLGIGILCGLVTMLVRSVGLFMVGLLLGLLAAVATLVVLEQFYHPRTVWVPIGLLLGAGMLFAVLTLQWQRSFTVLSTAVFGSAVITMTVDYFIELFLLVQYVYERIKVSPVQPVCWYSWVILGVWPVLTALGILVQFKVTAEGYSHTEVIISRRQRRVQLMRIRQKETKKKKRKHHKTYQEPAYRRKPNPVRRYDGDVLSPSYIQNFRERQTVGGSPSGGFNTSAHAMIDVDYECGSTVPLTASAPAVRV, encoded by the exons ATGACCTCGACACTTCGAACTTTGCACTTTAAACTCTTGACTCACGGCACGGGTCAGGGTGAAATCCACACCTGTGGTCAGGAGATCGATCGGAAGTATGACATTGTTCCCTCTGTGGTCTGCGCCATGTGTTGCCTCTTTGGGATCATTTACTGTTTCTTTG GCTATCGCTGCTTCAAAGCCATCATGTTCCTGACAGGCCTGATGTTTGGATCCATCGTCATCTTCATGTTGTGCTACAAGGAGAGGGTCCTGGACACACAGCTAAGCATGGAGGCCAGCGTGGGAATCGGACTGGGTATTGGTATCCTCTGTGGCCTGGTCACCATGCTGGTGCGTAGCGTCGGCCTCTTCATGGTGGGTCTGCTGCTCGGCCTGCTGGCCGCCGTGGCCACCCTggtggtgctggagcagttctaCCACCCCCGCACCGTTTGGGTCCCCATCGGCCTGCTGCTGGGCGCTGGGATGCTCTTCGCAGTGCTGACCCTGCAGTGGCAGCGCTCCTTCACCGTGCTGTCCACCGCCGTCTTCGGGAGCGCCGTCATCACCATGACGGTGGATTACTTCATCGAGCTCTTCCTGCTCGTGCAGTACGTCTACGAGAGGATCAAGGTGTCTCCCGTGCAACCCGTGTGCTGGTACAGCTGGGTCATcttaggggtctggcccgtgctgactgcccttggcatcctgGTGCAGTTCAAAGTCACAGCGGAAGGCTACTCACACACGGAAG taaTCATCAGCAGGAGACAGAGGCGAGTTCAGCTGATGCGAATACGACAAAAAGAGACCAAGAAGAAGAAGAGGAAGCATCACAAGACGTACCAGGAGCCTGCGTACCGGAGAAAGCCCAACCCAGTGCGACGATATGACGGAGACGTACTCTCTCCG AGCTACATTCAGAACTTTCGGGAGCGTCAGACAGTGGGGGGATCTCCCTCTGGGGGCTTCAACACCAGCGCTCACGCCATGATCGATGTGGACTACGAATGCGGTTCCACGGTGCCCCTCACAGCCTCCGCCCCTGCTGTCCGCGTGTGA